In Mangifera indica cultivar Alphonso chromosome 1, CATAS_Mindica_2.1, whole genome shotgun sequence, a single genomic region encodes these proteins:
- the LOC123225006 gene encoding serine/threonine-protein kinase D6PK-like has protein sequence MASNPGMRVSPEKQRNPVGSQASECDSRKPSPLANNSELVILRKIPKCGQQAASEHVSVATKDEKSLDSSTMDSVGSLCDKLDSGLCLDDPKQLPIHVGSEVSETKGSLEVGVEHEKKTSDHRVGTASAKVSDGTCSLVKTSGRAKASDRADFAESGKSSMCRGSTSSDVSDESSCSSLSSSVNKPHKVNDVRWEAIQAVRAKEGALGVGHFKLLKKLGCGDIGSVYLSELSGTKCHFAMKVMDKTSLAKRKKLLRAQTEREILQSLDHPFLPTLYTHFETDKFSCLVMEFCPGGDLHTLRQRQPGKHFSEQGVKFYVAEVLLALEYLHMLGIVYRDLKPENVLVREDGHIMLSDFDLSLRCAVSPTVVKSSTLGSEPLKRNPVYCVQPACIEPSCIQPSCIAPTTCFSPRFFSKSKKVQKPKNETGNQVTPLPELIAEPTNARSMSFVGTHEYLAPEIIKGEGHGSAVDWWTFGIFLYELLFGKTPFKGSENRATLFNVVGQPLRFPDAPVVSFSAKDLIKGLLVKEPQHRLAYKRGATEIKQHPFFQGVNWALIRCASPPEIPRPVEIEKFQAPGLPPTVKAASATAISDHNKYLEFDFF, from the exons ATGGCCTCAAATCCTGGTATGAGAGTTTCCCCAGAGAAGCAGAGGAATCCAGTCGGTAGTCAAGCATCAGAATGTGATTCTCGCAAGCCTTCACCTTTAGCAAACAACTCTGAGCTGGTTATTCTGAGAAAGATACCCAAGTGTGGCCAGCAGGCTGCATCAGAACATGTTTCTGTTGCAACAAAGGATGAGAAATCTCTAGATTCTTCTACAATGGATTCAGTTGGTTCTTTATGTGATAAGTTGGATTCTGGTTTATGCTTGGATGATCCAAAACAATTGCCAATACATGTTGGTTCTGAAGTGAGTGAGACTAAGGGTTCATTGGAAGTTGGTGTTGAACATGAGAAGAAAACATCAGATCATAGAGTTGGCACTGCTTCTGCTAAAGTCAGTGATGGGACTTGCAGTCTTGTTAAGACAAGTGGAAGGGCCAAAGCTAGTGATCGAGCTGATTTTGCTGAGAGTGGGAAGAGCAGCATGTGTAGAGGTAGCACAAGCAGTGATGTGAGTGATGAAAGTAGTTGTAGTAGCTTAAGTAGCAGTGTCAATAAACCTCACAAAGTGAATGATGTAAGATGGGAAGCAATACAAGCTGTCCGAGCAAAAGAAGGTGCTTTGGGTGTGGGCCATTTTAAACTGCTTAAGAAGCTGGGCTGTGGAGATATTGGAAGTGTCTATCTCTCTGAGTTAAGTGGAACAAAGTGCCATTTTGCAATGAAAGTGATGGACAAAACATCTCTAGCAAAACGTAAGAAACTACTCCGAGCTCAAACAGAGAGAGAAATATTACAATCTCTGGACCACCCCTTCCTTCCAACTTTATATACCCATTTTGAGACTGACAAATTCTCATGTTTGGTGATGGAGTTCTGCCCCGGGGGTGATCTGCACACACTTCGGCAAAGGCAACCTGGGAAACATTTTTCTGAGCAAGGAGTAAA GTTCTATGTAGCAGAGGTTCTCCTTGCTTTGGAATACCTCCATATGCTTGGAATTGTTTACCGGGACCTTAAGCCAGAAAATGTTCTTGTAAGGGAAGATGGACATATAATGCTCTCTGACTTTGATCTTTCTCTTCGATGCGCTGTCAGCCCCACAGTAGTCAAGTCATCAACCCTTGGGTCTGAACCCCTGAAAAGGAATCCGGTTTATTGTGTTCAACCTGCCTGCATTGAGCCCTCATGTATCCAACCATCATGTATTGCCCCTACAACCTGTTTTTCTCCTCGATTCTTTTCAAAATCTAAGAAAGTTCAGAAGCCAAAGAATGAAACTGGGAACCAAGTTACTCCACTGCCAGAACTTATTGCTGAGCCAACCAATGCTCGCTCCATGTCATTTGTAGGAACTCACGAGTATCTGGCTCCGGAAATCATCAAAGGTGAAGGGCATGGCAGTGCCGTTGATTGGTGGACTTTTGGGATCTTTCTGTATGAGCTATTATTTGGTAAAACTCCCTTCAAGGGCTCCGAAAACAGGGCTACTCTGTTTAATGTTGTGGGTCAACCATTGCGATTCCCCGATGCACCTGTTGTAAGTTTTTCAGCTAAGGATCTGATAAAGGGCTTACTGGTGAAAGAGCCACAACATAGGTTGGCATATAAGCGAGGAGCAACCGAGATCAAACAACATCCCTTCTTTCAAGGTGTAAATTGGGCATTGATTCGTTGCGCAAGCCCCCCTGAGATTCCAAGGCCGGTTGAAATCGAGAAATTTCAAGCCCCAGGGTTACCACCGACAGTTAAAGCTGCCAGTGCCACCGCTATCTCTGATCACAATAAGTACTTggaatttgatttcttttaa